The genomic segment GTGCTGGAGCTCCCGCCGGGGGCGGACGTGGCTCAGGCCGTTCAGGCCCTGGTGAAGCGTTATCCCAGGCTTGGGGACCGCTTTTACGATCCTCAAGGGCAAATTCAGCGCCATATCTCGGCCCTGGTGAACGGCATGTCCATCCAATTCCGACAAGGCTGGGCCACAAAAGTCCGGGACAGGGACGTGATTACCTTGCTTCCTCCGGTAGGGGGAGGCTAGCCCCAAACGTTGGACCGGGGGTTGTGCCTCCGAATGCCTGGCGTGCTATTGGCTGGCGGGATTAGCCGCTTATATCGTTTTTGTACCAGCCGCCGGGTTTCCCGTATAAGCCACCAGGTAAAGTAGCTCACGCCCGCG from the Candidatus Acetothermia bacterium genome contains:
- a CDS encoding MoaD/ThiS family protein, with protein sequence MGLPCSPMRVEVHLYFPFRNEVGESPVVLELPPGADVAQAVQALVKRYPRLGDRFYDPQGQIQRHISALVNGMSIQFRQGWATKVRDRDVITLLPPVGGG